One genomic segment of Clostridium saccharoperbutylacetonicum N1-4(HMT) includes these proteins:
- a CDS encoding DJ-1/PfpI family protein yields MNVCLLYYEGFCEFEVVFAANEFRDSMFSAALENRIYISEEKQKFLPDKVIEDINPEDIDLFIIPGGESSKLYEEIELKEFILKLNEKNKLIAGICGGAELMAYYGLLDNKKANGDSAGFKVDETNKNIYDKVNIVSKDVVKDGNCITAIGKAYVEFAIELGKVMKIFKNEQESIDEYNWLKNIS; encoded by the coding sequence ATGAATGTATGCTTATTGTATTATGAAGGGTTTTGTGAGTTTGAAGTTGTATTTGCAGCAAATGAATTCAGGGATTCAATGTTTTCTGCTGCTTTAGAAAATCGTATTTATATAAGTGAAGAAAAACAGAAGTTTTTGCCTGATAAGGTTATAGAGGATATAAATCCAGAAGATATTGATCTTTTTATTATACCTGGAGGAGAATCAAGTAAGCTGTATGAAGAAATAGAATTAAAAGAATTTATTTTAAAATTAAATGAAAAAAATAAACTCATCGCTGGTATTTGCGGTGGAGCTGAGCTCATGGCTTATTATGGGTTACTAGATAATAAAAAGGCTAACGGTGATAGTGCTGGATTTAAGGTAGATGAAACAAACAAAAATATCTATGATAAAGTAAATATTGTGAGTAAGGATGTTGTTAAAGATGGAAATTGTATTACAGCAATAGGAAAAGCTTATGTAGAATTCGCAATTGAGCTAGGTAAAGTAATGAAAATATTTAAAAATGAGCAAGAGAGTATTGATGAATATAACTGGTTAAAAAATATAAGTTAG
- a CDS encoding MBL fold metallo-hydrolase, with the protein MYFIMVKEYWLREREYKNMKIEKVKNRNILFNKSFQEGWNLNVHLIIGEKYNYIIDTGVGSSHLESIMEYIKNDNKNIIVINTHHHWDHILGNSFFKAGIIVAHKLCKEMIEHNWDDMSKKHKEYIKYNEEMYLPNLLFEQELYFEEDKIRIIHTPGHTVDSISVVDELDKVIDVGDNLGDSVEELIPSIYCEKEKYINTLLRYSQMDFDTCISGHNIVMKRDVIDEILKDISKI; encoded by the coding sequence TTGTATTTTATAATGGTAAAAGAATATTGGTTAAGAGAAAGAGAGTATAAAAATATGAAAATTGAAAAAGTGAAGAATAGAAACATTTTATTTAATAAGAGTTTTCAAGAAGGATGGAATTTAAATGTTCATCTTATTATTGGGGAGAAATACAATTATATAATTGATACAGGAGTTGGTTCTTCACATCTTGAATCAATTATGGAATATATAAAAAATGATAATAAAAATATAATAGTTATTAACACGCATCACCATTGGGATCATATTTTGGGAAATAGCTTTTTTAAAGCTGGGATTATTGTAGCTCATAAATTATGTAAAGAAATGATAGAACATAATTGGGATGACATGTCGAAAAAGCATAAGGAATATATTAAGTATAATGAGGAAATGTATTTACCTAATTTATTATTTGAACAGGAACTATATTTTGAGGAAGATAAAATAAGAATCATTCACACTCCTGGACATACAGTTGATTCCATAAGTGTAGTGGATGAGTTAGATAAAGTGATAGACGTAGGTGATAACCTTGGAGATTCAGTTGAAGAGCTTATTCCTAGTATATATTGCGAAAAAGAAAAATATATTAATACACTTTTAAGATATAGTCAGATGGATTTTGATACTTGTATATCAGGTCATAATATTGTTATGAAAAGAGATGTTATTGATGAAATTTTAAAAGACATATCAAAAATATAG
- a CDS encoding helix-turn-helix transcriptional regulator: MRAERFLSILIIISQKGLVTAKELAEHFEVSLRTIYRDIDKICEAGVPIGATGGKGGGYYVMENYNISNLFFNKNEIEPLLSMIDSLKYVFGKNKQFNDIVLKFETLYKREKNENEKLNIDMSHFSMEEELREYLFLVNQAIETNKLLIFEYINRKMECFQRIVEPIQIEFTDGHWYIIGFCRIRKNYRRFKFVRIRNIKIGENFVKKNISQVEIEKIFKESYSDSSIFVKFIFSEEIGEQLSEYFSKDKIKKIDNKKYMVEGFFPNDEGLKRFVLGFGVHCEVLAPTKLRKEMQEYIKNIYYKYND; encoded by the coding sequence ATGAGAGCAGAGAGATTTTTATCGATCTTAATAATTATTTCACAAAAAGGATTGGTTACAGCGAAGGAATTAGCTGAACATTTTGAAGTATCCTTGAGAACCATTTATAGAGATATAGATAAAATATGTGAAGCTGGGGTGCCTATAGGAGCAACTGGTGGCAAAGGTGGTGGTTATTATGTTATGGAAAATTATAATATAAGCAATCTATTTTTTAATAAAAATGAAATTGAACCGTTGCTTTCAATGATTGATAGTTTAAAATATGTATTTGGAAAGAATAAGCAGTTTAATGATATTGTATTAAAATTTGAAACCTTATATAAAAGAGAAAAAAATGAAAATGAGAAGCTTAATATAGATATGTCTCACTTTAGTATGGAAGAAGAACTAAGAGAATATTTATTTTTGGTAAACCAGGCCATTGAGACTAACAAATTATTGATCTTTGAATATATAAATAGGAAAATGGAATGCTTTCAAAGAATAGTGGAGCCTATCCAAATAGAATTTACGGATGGACATTGGTATATTATTGGCTTTTGTAGAATAAGAAAAAATTACAGAAGATTTAAGTTTGTAAGAATAAGAAATATAAAGATTGGTGAGAATTTTGTAAAGAAAAATATATCTCAAGTTGAAATAGAAAAAATCTTTAAGGAAAGTTATAGTGATAGCAGCATTTTTGTTAAGTTCATATTTTCTGAAGAAATTGGAGAACAACTAAGTGAATATTTTTCAAAAGATAAAATTAAAAAAATAGATAATAAAAAGTATATGGTAGAAGGCTTTTTTCCTAATGATGAAGGATTAAAAAGATTCGTGTTAGGTTTTGGGGTACATTGCGAAGTTTTAGCTCCAACGAAACTGAGAAAAGAAATGCAAGAATACATAAAAAATATATATTATAAATACAATGACTGA
- a CDS encoding DUF2085 domain-containing protein yields the protein MARDLSSLMDKKTKIWIFLMKLGAYSCHQIYERSFTFRGYQFPVCARCTGLFLGNILGVFLSIIKIKINLKISLLLIFIMAFDGFLQLLKIKNSNNIRRLLTGFFAGIGYVFILVNIVSYFI from the coding sequence GTGGCGCGAGATTTAAGTAGTTTGATGGACAAAAAAACAAAAATATGGATTTTTTTAATGAAACTTGGAGCATACAGCTGTCATCAAATTTATGAGAGAAGCTTTACTTTTAGAGGTTATCAGTTTCCTGTATGTGCAAGATGTACAGGCCTCTTTTTAGGAAATATATTAGGAGTATTTTTAAGTATTATAAAAATTAAGATTAATTTAAAAATAAGTTTGCTGCTAATATTCATAATGGCTTTTGATGGATTTTTGCAGTTGCTTAAGATAAAGAATTCAAATAATATAAGAAGATTACTAACTGGATTTTTTGCAGGAATAGGATATGTTTTTATATTAGTGAATATTGTATCCTATTTTATTTAA
- a CDS encoding MFS transporter, with the protein MLYSLLSFKNIIKNKEISNIMLFSVASSISLLGTAIYNFAIGLYVLRITGSGLSFAVTLSVSVLSTILVNPFAGVLADRLDKKLLAIITDMLNGILFIGLYVVTCRSTLNLSMIYVSTFLLNVFTTVYGISIEAVKANLVSDEKLISMNSIIKVIESTAAILGPSIGGIVFVSLDVKFFIFINGLSFALSAVLQLFIDFSFNCKESNKVKAEINFIADIVEGITFLKTEKKIINMFKIFVILNFCIGLSIEVPMPYIINNILKLDANFLGVINGAWSLGMILGAFLIKGFMKKYSYTEIVRWASILLSFSMVAIGFSVILYYELFNEIFYLIYFILIMIIAGISISFIDIPLFYILQKDIPEEFRGRVLCIGISLAKIILPMALIMSGGFINLVPAYVLPIAGGLVLCIFSIRKIMN; encoded by the coding sequence ATGTTATATTCATTATTATCATTTAAAAATATTATAAAGAATAAGGAAATTTCAAATATTATGCTATTTTCAGTAGCAAGCAGCATATCTTTATTAGGCACAGCCATTTATAATTTTGCTATAGGCTTATATGTATTAAGGATCACTGGTTCAGGATTGAGTTTTGCAGTAACATTATCGGTGAGCGTCTTATCAACAATACTTGTAAATCCATTTGCAGGTGTTTTGGCAGATAGACTAGATAAAAAACTTTTAGCAATAATTACTGATATGCTAAATGGCATTTTATTTATAGGTTTATATGTTGTAACTTGTAGGAGTACTTTAAATTTATCGATGATATATGTAAGTACCTTTCTCTTAAATGTATTTACTACTGTATATGGAATAAGTATTGAAGCTGTAAAAGCAAATTTAGTATCAGACGAAAAACTGATTTCAATGAATTCTATAATTAAAGTTATTGAATCAACAGCAGCGATACTTGGGCCATCAATTGGTGGAATAGTATTTGTTTCTTTAGATGTAAAATTTTTTATTTTTATCAATGGCTTATCTTTTGCATTGTCTGCAGTATTACAACTCTTTATAGATTTTAGTTTTAATTGCAAAGAGAGTAATAAGGTAAAAGCAGAGATTAACTTTATTGCTGATATTGTTGAAGGAATTACTTTTCTAAAAACTGAAAAAAAAATTATTAATATGTTTAAAATTTTTGTTATATTAAACTTTTGTATTGGTTTATCAATAGAAGTTCCAATGCCATATATTATTAATAATATTTTAAAACTTGATGCGAATTTTCTAGGAGTTATAAATGGTGCTTGGTCATTAGGAATGATTTTAGGTGCTTTTTTGATCAAAGGGTTTATGAAGAAATATTCATATACAGAAATTGTTAGGTGGGCGAGCATTTTACTATCTTTTAGTATGGTTGCTATTGGTTTTTCTGTGATATTATACTATGAATTATTTAATGAAATATTTTACTTAATATACTTTATACTCATTATGATAATAGCTGGAATATCCATATCTTTTATAGATATCCCTTTATTTTATATATTGCAGAAGGATATTCCTGAAGAATTTAGAGGTAGGGTATTATGTATAGGCATAAGTCTTGCCAAAATAATACTTCCAATGGCATTAATTATGTCCGGAGGATTTATAAATTTAGTTCCTGCATATGTTTTACCTATAGCAGGTGGTTTGGTACTATGTATTTTTAGTATAAGGAAAATTATGAATTGA